One genomic region from SAR92 clade bacterium H455 encodes:
- a CDS encoding PQQ-dependent sugar dehydrogenase: protein MKLINLPLFFLSLLLGSGLAVSGDQNVKVETEIEILAEGLDHPWSLTFISDEEMLVTELSGNLRRVANGLLNPTPIAGVPEVLFAGQGGLSEILVDPNFADNGFIYLSFSAPDADQPKLNRLNVIQARLEGNVLVDHKTLFQSHPPRRTAAHYGARLAFLVDGTLLITSGDGFNYREQAQALDNHFGKIVRINTDGSLPEDNPFITTPGALPGIWSYGHRNLQGLVIADDGTVYEHEHGPQGGDELNLVLPGKNYGWPAITYGVDYSGAMISPFTEHPGMEQPLKYWDPSIAPSGMTLYRGEMFPHWQGNLFISALVPGDVRRLKMQDNQVVGEEILFTEFGRIRNIVSAPDGSLILVTDGEDGKLIKVSAKK from the coding sequence ATGAAGCTAATTAATCTGCCACTGTTTTTTCTGAGTTTGCTGTTGGGCAGCGGATTAGCCGTTAGTGGCGACCAGAACGTGAAAGTCGAAACCGAGATTGAAATCCTTGCCGAGGGCTTAGATCATCCCTGGAGCCTTACATTTATCTCCGACGAGGAAATGTTGGTCACCGAACTGTCGGGAAATCTGCGGCGGGTTGCCAATGGCCTATTAAATCCCACACCTATTGCTGGTGTGCCTGAGGTTTTATTCGCTGGGCAGGGAGGTCTTTCTGAGATTCTGGTAGATCCCAACTTTGCCGATAATGGATTTATTTATCTCTCATTCTCAGCGCCTGATGCCGACCAACCAAAACTCAATCGGCTGAATGTGATTCAAGCGCGCCTTGAGGGCAATGTGCTTGTGGACCATAAAACCCTTTTTCAGTCTCATCCGCCACGCAGGACAGCGGCGCACTACGGTGCTCGACTGGCCTTTTTGGTCGATGGGACGCTGTTGATTACCTCCGGGGACGGGTTTAATTACCGTGAGCAGGCACAGGCTTTAGATAACCATTTTGGCAAGATAGTACGGATTAATACTGACGGCAGTCTTCCCGAAGACAATCCTTTCATAACCACGCCAGGTGCACTGCCCGGGATATGGTCTTACGGGCACAGAAATCTTCAGGGCCTAGTGATTGCTGATGACGGCACCGTTTATGAGCACGAGCATGGCCCTCAGGGCGGCGATGAACTGAATCTGGTATTGCCGGGGAAAAACTATGGCTGGCCGGCAATTACCTATGGTGTCGACTACAGTGGCGCGATGATTTCGCCCTTTACTGAGCATCCAGGTATGGAACAACCGCTGAAGTACTGGGATCCCTCTATTGCCCCCTCTGGGATGACGCTTTACCGCGGCGAAATGTTTCCCCATTGGCAGGGCAACCTGTTTATCTCGGCCCTAGTCCCCGGGGATGTCAGGCGTCTTAAAATGCAGGATAACCAGGTCGTTGGGGAAGAAATTTTGTTCACTGAATTCGGCAGAATCCGCAATATTGTCTCGGCGCCAGATGGCAGTTTGATCCTGGTTACCGACGGTGAAGACGGCAAGTTAATAAAAGTGAGCGCTAAAAAATAG
- a CDS encoding 3-oxoacid CoA-transferase subunit B yields the protein MALTREQLAQRVAQEFHDGYYVNLGIGIPTLAANYIPDDMQVMLQSENGLLGMGQFPLDEEVDADLINAGKQTVTMVPGASIFSSAESFAMIRGGHVDLTVLGAFEVDCQGNIASYMIPGKLIKGMGGAMDLVAGADNIMVTMTHASKSGASKLLAECTLPLTGKGCIKRVLTDLALMDIAEGKFILRERAPGVSVEEIAKLTDGELVIPENVPEMTL from the coding sequence ATGGCTTTAACTCGCGAACAGCTGGCTCAACGGGTTGCCCAAGAATTCCATGACGGCTATTACGTTAATCTGGGTATCGGCATCCCCACCCTGGCAGCAAACTATATTCCGGACGACATGCAGGTGATGCTGCAGTCGGAAAACGGCCTGCTCGGCATGGGCCAATTTCCTCTCGACGAAGAGGTGGATGCGGATCTGATTAATGCCGGCAAGCAGACTGTGACTATGGTGCCTGGTGCATCGATTTTTTCCTCGGCGGAATCCTTTGCCATGATTCGAGGCGGTCATGTGGATCTAACCGTGCTGGGGGCTTTTGAAGTGGACTGCCAGGGCAACATTGCCTCGTATATGATTCCAGGAAAGCTGATTAAAGGTATGGGCGGCGCTATGGACCTGGTAGCTGGCGCGGATAACATTATGGTCACTATGACCCATGCATCAAAGTCTGGCGCCTCGAAACTGCTGGCCGAATGTACTCTGCCTCTGACTGGTAAGGGCTGTATTAAGCGGGTACTCACGGATTTGGCATTAATGGATATTGCCGAGGGTAAGTTTATTTTGCGGGAGCGCGCGCCCGGCGTCAGTGTCGAAGAGATCGCCAAACTGACCGATGGCGAATTGGTTATTCCAGAGAATGTGCCGGAGATGACTTTGTAA
- a CDS encoding CoA transferase subunit A — MAGFDKVVTSYTEALEGLEDNMTIIAGGFGLCGIPENLIAEIKRRGTRGLTIASNNAGVDGKGLGILLEDRQIKKMIASYVGENALFEAQMMSGELEVELTPQGTLAEKMRAGGAGIPAFFTATGYGTPVGEGKEVREFNGRHYILEEALQGDFSIGKAWKADRYGNLMFRKTARNFNPMAITAGKIAVVEVEEIVEVGQLDPDEIHLPGIYVNRLIQGTFEKTIEQRTVRSA, encoded by the coding sequence GTGGCCGGATTTGACAAAGTGGTAACCAGTTACACAGAGGCCCTAGAAGGCCTCGAAGATAATATGACAATCATCGCAGGGGGTTTCGGACTCTGCGGGATTCCCGAAAACTTGATTGCAGAGATCAAACGACGAGGCACCAGAGGTCTCACCATTGCGTCCAATAATGCCGGCGTCGATGGCAAAGGTCTCGGCATACTCCTGGAAGACCGGCAAATCAAAAAAATGATCGCTTCCTATGTCGGCGAAAACGCCCTCTTTGAAGCGCAGATGATGAGTGGCGAGCTGGAGGTTGAGCTGACACCACAGGGCACCTTGGCCGAAAAAATGCGTGCCGGTGGCGCGGGCATTCCCGCTTTCTTTACAGCAACCGGTTACGGCACCCCCGTGGGGGAAGGCAAAGAGGTGCGGGAATTTAACGGCCGTCACTATATTCTCGAAGAGGCGCTTCAGGGTGACTTCTCCATTGGCAAAGCTTGGAAGGCAGATCGCTACGGCAATTTGATGTTCCGCAAGACCGCGCGCAACTTTAACCCCATGGCCATCACCGCGGGTAAAATTGCGGTGGTAGAAGTGGAGGAAATTGTCGAAGTGGGCCAGCTCGACCCAGATGAAATTCATTTGCCAGGCATTTACGTCAACCGTCTTATCCAAGGGACATTTGAGAAAACCATTGAACAGCGCACTGTGCGCAGCGCATAA
- a CDS encoding LysR family transcriptional regulator: protein MSIPINQVIVFTTVARTGSFAEAAIQLHLSQPALSVAMKNLEQSLGGKLLARTTRSVTLTPEGKAFYPIARRLLSDWEQSMQDVRNHFALGRGKLDMAAMPTYTTNFLPKILADFHRQYPNIHITVHDVIAENVVQMVREERCELGITFAPEEAPDLNFQPLYKDRFVAILPDRHPLLDKQKLKWVDVLAYPHLSLQRPAGTRRLIDQALQEKGLLLTPAFESHQLVSIGRMVSEGLGLSVVPSTSRVQMEEMGLQCRAIGAPVITHQVGIVTRPQHELSAAAQALEQLIRAAVSKP from the coding sequence ATGTCTATACCTATAAACCAAGTCATAGTATTCACAACCGTAGCCCGCACCGGCAGCTTCGCGGAGGCGGCGATTCAGTTGCATCTTTCCCAACCCGCGCTCAGTGTGGCGATGAAAAATCTCGAGCAATCTCTCGGCGGTAAACTGCTGGCGCGCACCACAAGATCCGTGACACTGACGCCGGAGGGCAAGGCGTTTTACCCCATAGCGCGACGTCTGCTGTCGGACTGGGAGCAGTCGATGCAAGATGTGCGCAATCACTTTGCCCTGGGGCGCGGTAAGTTGGATATGGCGGCTATGCCCACCTACACGACCAATTTTTTGCCAAAAATTCTGGCTGACTTTCATCGGCAATATCCGAATATTCATATTACGGTTCACGATGTAATTGCCGAAAATGTAGTGCAGATGGTCAGAGAAGAGCGCTGCGAACTGGGTATCACCTTTGCCCCTGAAGAGGCGCCAGATCTAAATTTCCAACCCTTGTACAAAGACCGCTTTGTGGCCATCTTGCCGGACAGACATCCGCTGTTAGATAAGCAGAAATTGAAATGGGTGGATGTGCTGGCCTATCCCCATCTGAGTCTCCAGCGACCCGCTGGAACCCGCAGGCTGATTGACCAAGCATTACAGGAAAAAGGCCTGTTACTCACTCCGGCCTTTGAATCTCACCAATTGGTAAGCATTGGTCGTATGGTCAGTGAAGGTTTGGGTCTTAGTGTAGTGCCCAGCACCAGTCGGGTACAGATGGAAGAGATGGGTCTGCAGTGTCGCGCTATTGGTGCCCCGGTAATTACTCATCAGGTGGGTATTGTGACTCGGCCCCAACATGAGCTGTCAGCCGCGGCTCAGGCGCTGGAGCAGCTTATTCGGGCCGCGGTTAGCAAGCCCTAA
- a CDS encoding MBL fold metallo-hydrolase, with product MSNRNYFFYGLFTLLFVVQSVGCQTAGRQTDFIDAAIQRADDDQHGFIQLCLPVGDRRIVAGPSKIERVQRPMPPAARAFDNLYFVGNHWTHAWAITTSDGIIILDAMDNDSDAQHIIAAGLIELGLDPKTIKYVIVSHGHSDHYGGTRYLQEVSGARIVMGEIDWQMIEAKKTFTPKPNRAAPPDRDIAVVPGDSIRLGDTRVELFSSPGHTLGTISPVFTVFDQGRPHRAMLWGGSSFNFGSSRPEQLDAYIDSTRRAIDYVRREGVDILLSNHAIYDRSIDKLSAISATPDMPNPFILGSEAVSNTLQVMDYCAQATAEKWLQTHPKNPKAKQGAL from the coding sequence GTGTCTAATCGAAATTATTTTTTCTACGGCCTTTTTACCCTGCTGTTTGTAGTGCAATCGGTCGGCTGCCAAACCGCTGGTCGGCAGACAGATTTTATTGATGCGGCGATTCAGCGCGCCGACGATGATCAGCATGGTTTTATTCAGTTATGCCTGCCTGTGGGCGATCGGCGTATTGTGGCTGGGCCGTCTAAAATCGAACGGGTTCAACGACCCATGCCGCCCGCCGCTCGGGCTTTTGACAATCTCTATTTTGTTGGCAATCACTGGACTCATGCATGGGCGATCACCACCAGTGATGGAATTATCATCTTGGATGCGATGGACAATGACTCGGATGCGCAGCATATTATTGCTGCCGGCCTGATCGAGCTGGGTCTCGACCCCAAGACTATCAAGTATGTAATTGTCTCCCATGGCCACAGCGACCACTACGGTGGCACGAGATATTTACAGGAGGTCTCTGGGGCAAGAATTGTGATGGGCGAGATTGACTGGCAGATGATTGAAGCGAAAAAAACCTTTACCCCGAAGCCCAATCGTGCCGCGCCACCGGATCGCGACATAGCGGTGGTGCCTGGGGACAGTATTCGTCTCGGCGACACCAGAGTGGAACTATTCTCCTCTCCTGGACACACCTTGGGCACCATTTCCCCGGTGTTTACGGTATTTGATCAGGGTCGCCCTCACCGGGCCATGCTCTGGGGCGGCAGTTCATTTAACTTTGGATCCAGTCGTCCGGAACAACTTGATGCCTATATAGATTCGACGCGCAGGGCCATTGATTATGTGCGCCGTGAGGGGGTCGATATACTGCTTTCAAACCATGCTATTTATGACCGCTCGATTGATAAGTTATCGGCAATTTCGGCCACGCCAGATATGCCAAACCCTTTTATACTGGGCTCAGAGGCAGTTTCTAATACTCTTCAGGTGATGGATTATTGCGCTCAAGCTACCGCTGAAAAATGGCTGCAAACACACCCCAAAAACCCAAAAGCCAAACAAGGAGCGCTTTAA
- a CDS encoding lyase family protein produces MRLFQLGQKFVTSLLVSLLASALASPSLATEHKTVKQVFDPQSKNQIVLDIEAALARTQASQGIIPQWAAQEISANADIRFAPIDEIALEYKRVNHRMVALLNVWTRSMDNGAGEFVHFGATTVDIYDTALILQLKQAALLLIKDLREIELSMITLAKRHRDTPMIGRTLGQHALPITFGKKVSTWLGENRRNIERLQQVLARLERSGILKGAVGTYLGLGDQGVATEAGFVAELGLQPAYADDWHGSRDVLAEYASVLGIISKSFGRIGSELFLLQMTDIGETAERLAGSVVGSSTMPHKKNPKKPDALIHYSRVIPRLAEVVLDDMVNAFERDSTSRTSTTLADISLQAEQMLAVANDLIANLDVNSVAMRANIDKTNGLIMSQRATFALAAAIGKTTANALMHDIAVQALKENISLREAVEKDKTASKHLSSDQLDLLFDPTTYIGLAAEQVDQVIDEVSAKRKTD; encoded by the coding sequence ATGAGATTATTTCAGCTAGGTCAAAAATTCGTCACCTCCCTATTGGTAAGCCTACTGGCCAGCGCGCTAGCCAGTCCCTCGCTGGCAACTGAACATAAAACCGTAAAGCAGGTTTTTGATCCTCAAAGCAAGAATCAAATTGTCTTGGATATCGAGGCGGCGCTGGCGCGTACTCAGGCTAGCCAAGGAATTATTCCTCAATGGGCGGCACAGGAGATCAGTGCCAATGCTGATATTCGATTTGCGCCAATCGATGAAATTGCCCTTGAGTATAAGCGTGTTAACCACCGTATGGTGGCGCTACTGAATGTCTGGACTCGTTCAATGGACAATGGTGCCGGTGAGTTTGTTCACTTTGGTGCCACCACCGTCGATATCTATGACACGGCGCTAATTTTGCAGCTCAAGCAGGCTGCTCTGCTGTTGATCAAAGATTTGCGTGAGATTGAGTTGTCGATGATTACACTGGCCAAACGCCATCGCGATACGCCGATGATAGGCCGGACACTGGGCCAGCATGCACTGCCGATTACCTTTGGTAAAAAAGTTTCCACCTGGTTGGGTGAAAACCGTCGAAATATTGAGCGCCTGCAGCAGGTGCTGGCGAGGCTTGAGCGTTCCGGTATTCTGAAAGGCGCGGTAGGCACCTACCTCGGCCTCGGTGATCAGGGGGTTGCTACCGAAGCCGGTTTTGTTGCAGAGTTGGGTTTGCAGCCGGCCTATGCCGATGACTGGCACGGGTCTCGAGATGTACTCGCCGAGTATGCCTCGGTGCTGGGGATTATCAGCAAGTCATTCGGACGCATAGGCTCGGAGCTGTTTCTGTTGCAGATGACGGATATTGGTGAGACCGCTGAACGCTTAGCCGGATCGGTGGTTGGCAGCAGCACCATGCCCCATAAAAAGAACCCGAAAAAGCCCGATGCGCTGATTCACTACTCTCGGGTTATACCGCGCTTAGCGGAGGTGGTACTCGATGATATGGTCAATGCCTTTGAGCGTGATTCGACCTCGAGAACCAGCACGACCTTGGCCGACATCAGCTTGCAGGCTGAGCAAATGCTGGCTGTAGCCAATGATTTAATCGCCAACTTAGATGTCAACAGTGTGGCTATGAGGGCCAATATAGACAAAACCAACGGCCTTATTATGTCCCAGAGAGCAACGTTTGCACTGGCGGCCGCAATAGGTAAGACTACCGCCAATGCACTTATGCATGATATTGCTGTGCAGGCATTAAAAGAAAATATCAGTTTGCGTGAAGCGGTCGAGAAAGATAAAACGGCATCAAAACACCTTTCTTCTGATCAGCTGGATCTGTTGTTCGATCCCACCACCTATATTGGCTTGGCCGCTGAGCAAGTGGATCAGGTCATAGATGAAGTAAGTGCGAAGCGTAAAACTGATTAA
- a CDS encoding sigma-70 family RNA polymerase sigma factor, producing the protein MDSDETLESVVADSRKKLIVALMRMLPSAEAEEVAQEAFLKLHQSEKVLAPEHVRPYLFKIARNLALSRLRHQKVVVQSNSKLFIQYQLSGDVMSSEELLSNARDKTILLEAINAMPPICRQVFVYRKIHEKSHTEISQLMGISINTVQNHLSNGMKLCRQYILTIQLAHIDSMPSTKKVS; encoded by the coding sequence ATGGACAGTGATGAAACACTGGAGTCGGTGGTCGCGGACTCGCGGAAAAAGTTGATTGTGGCTCTTATGCGCATGTTACCTTCCGCTGAAGCCGAGGAGGTTGCCCAGGAGGCATTCTTAAAATTGCATCAATCTGAAAAGGTTCTTGCCCCAGAGCATGTGCGGCCCTATCTCTTTAAAATCGCCCGCAATCTTGCCCTGAGCCGCTTGCGTCACCAGAAAGTGGTGGTGCAATCGAACAGTAAATTATTTATTCAGTACCAATTAAGCGGCGATGTAATGAGCTCCGAAGAGTTGCTCAGTAATGCGCGGGACAAAACAATATTGTTAGAGGCGATTAATGCGATGCCGCCGATTTGCAGGCAGGTGTTTGTCTACCGCAAAATCCATGAAAAATCTCACACTGAGATATCACAGCTGATGGGGATTAGTATTAATACGGTTCAGAACCACCTCTCCAATGGCATGAAGCTCTGTCGCCAATATATTCTTACTATTCAGCTTGCGCATATTGACTCTATGCCAAGCACTAAAAAGGTTAGCTAA
- a CDS encoding DUF4880 domain-containing protein: MSLDGWIGLGIPEEVAEQALQWVARLDSDQVSQEDRTGFMQWLDVSPTNRWAYTELSESWAKLSMLQEVSHLVDYSKVLEFKIPESAVRQTANQTDFERSRVANPAANSWLSYAAMALMVVGMLFSQAPADESQQFKVADITIPLDTNLVLLGQD, from the coding sequence ATGTCACTGGATGGATGGATAGGTCTGGGTATTCCCGAGGAGGTTGCAGAGCAAGCTCTGCAGTGGGTTGCACGTCTCGATTCAGATCAAGTGAGTCAAGAGGATCGCACGGGTTTTATGCAGTGGCTGGATGTTAGTCCAACCAATCGCTGGGCCTATACCGAGCTATCCGAATCCTGGGCTAAGCTGTCAATGCTCCAAGAGGTTAGCCATCTAGTTGACTATTCCAAAGTCCTAGAATTCAAAATACCCGAATCAGCTGTTCGCCAGACCGCTAATCAAACTGATTTTGAGCGCAGTAGAGTCGCCAATCCCGCAGCCAATAGTTGGCTCTCCTATGCCGCTATGGCGCTAATGGTTGTCGGCATGCTCTTCTCGCAGGCTCCTGCAGATGAAAGCCAGCAGTTCAAGGTTGCCGACATCACTATCCCTCTAGACACTAACCTAGTTCTTCTTGGTCAAGACTAG
- a CDS encoding DASS family sodium-coupled anion symporter, with product MTSQAAEGTQLSERGTYQNIGLVMGPAVFALMMVTAGLQDTMADQAWRTAAVGLWMAIWWATEAIPVPATAFLPIVTFDLLGIASVKQAAQHYSNPIIYLFLGAFVLAIAVERWNLHRRIALAILSRTGTDGRRLIGGFMLVAASLSMWMTNTSTTMMLMPIALSVVGVVLAHVDGLTEKTKNNFQTAMLLGLAFAATIGGLATLVGTPTNALLAAFVEESYGIEISFLRWMMVGVPITMLMLPLAWLILTRWVYAVDIPASKVAQDHLLDLKHNMGSITLPEKRVALIFGLVILGWIMRRPIVSYLPIEGLSDTGIAMAGALALFLMPSGDKEQPQLMIWADLNRLPWGVLILFGGGLSLASAIADSGLAQWLGQSLSPLSNYGVMMLVIAATALVIFLTELTSNVATTATFLPVIGAIAVQSGIPPMVLCVPITLAASCAFMLPVATPPNAIVYASGMLTIPQMARAGFYLNICGMFLLTLVAMFWAPVIFS from the coding sequence ATGACGTCACAGGCAGCCGAAGGTACACAGCTTTCCGAGCGCGGTACCTACCAAAATATTGGCCTGGTGATGGGTCCAGCCGTATTTGCCCTGATGATGGTCACGGCCGGCCTGCAAGACACCATGGCCGACCAAGCTTGGCGAACCGCCGCAGTCGGCTTGTGGATGGCGATTTGGTGGGCGACCGAAGCGATTCCGGTTCCCGCCACTGCATTTCTGCCGATAGTTACTTTTGATCTGCTCGGTATTGCCAGCGTCAAACAGGCGGCTCAGCACTATTCCAATCCGATTATTTATCTTTTCTTGGGTGCCTTTGTGCTCGCCATCGCGGTGGAACGCTGGAATTTACATCGCCGCATTGCCCTAGCTATTTTGTCGCGTACCGGTACCGACGGGCGTCGCTTGATTGGCGGATTTATGCTGGTGGCGGCGTCGTTATCCATGTGGATGACTAATACCTCAACGACGATGATGCTGATGCCAATTGCACTGTCGGTTGTTGGTGTGGTGTTGGCTCATGTGGATGGGCTCACCGAAAAAACTAAAAATAACTTCCAAACAGCCATGCTTTTGGGACTGGCATTTGCCGCCACTATTGGGGGTTTAGCGACCCTGGTCGGCACCCCAACGAATGCCTTGCTGGCTGCTTTTGTCGAAGAGAGTTACGGCATAGAAATCAGTTTTTTGCGCTGGATGATGGTGGGCGTGCCAATCACCATGCTGATGCTACCCCTGGCTTGGCTGATACTGACACGCTGGGTTTACGCTGTGGATATTCCTGCCAGCAAGGTGGCCCAGGACCACCTCTTAGATTTAAAACACAATATGGGTTCGATTACCCTGCCAGAAAAGCGTGTGGCGCTGATCTTTGGTTTGGTTATTTTAGGCTGGATCATGCGTCGGCCGATTGTCAGCTACTTACCCATTGAAGGTCTCTCTGATACCGGCATCGCCATGGCCGGTGCGCTGGCATTATTCTTGATGCCCAGCGGCGACAAAGAGCAGCCACAGTTAATGATCTGGGCTGATCTCAATCGTCTGCCTTGGGGAGTGTTAATTCTATTTGGTGGCGGCTTGAGTCTGGCTTCTGCGATTGCCGATTCTGGCTTGGCGCAGTGGTTGGGTCAAAGTCTCTCACCGCTGTCGAATTATGGGGTCATGATGCTGGTGATTGCGGCCACCGCACTGGTTATATTCTTAACCGAGCTGACGAGCAATGTTGCGACTACAGCCACCTTCCTACCGGTAATCGGCGCCATTGCCGTGCAGTCGGGTATTCCGCCAATGGTCCTTTGCGTGCCGATCACCCTAGCTGCCAGCTGCGCATTTATGCTGCCTGTTGCGACTCCGCCAAATGCGATTGTCTATGCCTCCGGAATGTTGACCATTCCGCAGATGGCGCGAGCTGGGTTTTATCTGAATATTTGCGGCATGTTTTTGCTCACGCTAGTGGCGATGTTTTGGGCGCCGGTTATATTCTCCTAA